A section of the Pedobacter sp. HDW13 genome encodes:
- a CDS encoding glycoside hydrolase family 30 beta sandwich domain-containing protein, with amino-acid sequence MKQNLSILLILATAFNVAAQNKKTVKPAAVYSVANKKVTVYTTAEKSEYRISKTETLSFTTNKQPFETEPCIFVDPTVKYQSLVGIGGALTDASAETFAKLSKKNQQELLTAYYSLEKGIGYTLARTNIASCDFSSGSYTYVQDNDKELKTFSVAHDQDYKIPLIKQAIAASGGKLPLFVSPWSPPAWMKDNNSLIQGGHLLPAYCQSWANHYVKFIKTYESMGIPIWGLSVQNEPMAKQRWESCVFTAEEERDFIRNFLGPTLQKSGLASKKLIAWDHNRDQIFQRASTILNDKDAAKYVWGIGFHWYETWTGSGMQFGNVKQTHEAYPDKALIFTEGCKEKYDVNKLDDWMLGERYGYSMINDFNAGTAAWTDWNILLDEKGGPNHVGNFCFAPVHADTKNDKLIYTNAYYYMGHFSKFIRPGAKRIGSASSRDKLQTTAFLNTDGKLVVVVMNQTDDKLKYSLWIKGEAATTTSLPHSITTLVVE; translated from the coding sequence ATGAAACAAAATTTAAGCATCCTGTTAATTTTGGCCACTGCATTTAATGTTGCAGCCCAAAACAAAAAAACAGTTAAACCGGCTGCCGTTTACAGTGTTGCAAATAAAAAGGTAACGGTTTACACCACTGCCGAAAAATCTGAATACAGGATCAGTAAAACTGAAACTTTAAGTTTTACCACCAATAAGCAACCCTTTGAAACAGAGCCTTGTATTTTTGTCGATCCAACGGTGAAATATCAGTCGCTGGTAGGCATTGGTGGTGCCTTAACCGATGCATCAGCCGAAACATTTGCCAAACTTTCAAAAAAGAATCAGCAGGAATTACTCACCGCCTATTATAGCCTGGAGAAAGGGATTGGCTATACTTTGGCGCGTACCAATATTGCCAGCTGCGATTTTTCGAGCGGAAGTTATACCTACGTGCAGGATAATGATAAAGAGCTAAAAACCTTTAGTGTGGCGCACGATCAGGATTATAAAATCCCTTTGATTAAACAGGCTATCGCCGCCTCAGGTGGTAAACTGCCTTTGTTTGTAAGTCCATGGTCGCCACCAGCTTGGATGAAAGACAATAATAGCTTAATTCAGGGCGGGCATTTACTGCCGGCTTACTGCCAAAGCTGGGCCAATCATTATGTAAAGTTTATTAAAACCTACGAGTCAATGGGTATTCCAATTTGGGGTTTAAGCGTACAAAACGAGCCTATGGCCAAACAACGCTGGGAGTCGTGTGTGTTTACTGCCGAAGAAGAACGCGATTTTATCAGGAACTTTTTAGGTCCAACGCTTCAAAAATCGGGTTTGGCCTCAAAAAAACTTATTGCCTGGGATCATAACCGCGATCAGATTTTTCAACGTGCCAGCACCATTTTAAACGATAAAGATGCGGCTAAATATGTGTGGGGTATTGGCTTTCACTGGTACGAAACCTGGACAGGCAGCGGCATGCAGTTTGGCAATGTAAAACAAACCCATGAAGCCTATCCCGATAAAGCCTTGATTTTTACCGAGGGCTGCAAAGAAAAATACGATGTAAACAAATTAGACGACTGGATGTTGGGCGAACGTTACGGTTACTCCATGATTAACGATTTTAATGCCGGAACAGCCGCCTGGACGGATTGGAATATTCTCTTAGACGAAAAGGGAGGGCCAAATCATGTGGGCAACTTCTGTTTTGCTCCTGTACATGCCGATACCAAAAATGATAAATTGATTTACACAAATGCCTACTATTATATGGGACATTTTTCTAAATTTATCCGCCCGGGAGCTAAACGAATTGGATCGGCATCAAGCCGCGATAAACTGCAAACCACTGCTTTCTTAAATACCGATGGAAAGCTGGTTGTAGTGGTTATGAATCAAACGGACGACAAATTAAAATACAGTTTATGGATTAAAGGCGAGGCTGCAACCACAACAAGTCTGCCGCACTCCATAACCACATTGGTAGTAGAATAA
- a CDS encoding glycoside hydrolase family 88 protein, with protein MKITLTALSMLLVTAVKAQKTDVKKAFAAAAKQTDVLVKNVDSVRKIRPNLVSPRTVENGQFKMVISKDWTSGFFPAELWYFYQYTNDKKWLDLARKYTADIKKEQFNTSTHDLGFMVYCPFGNGYRLTNDTAYRSVIIQAAKSLATRFNVKSGVLKSWDHSGSKWKFPVIIDNMMNLELLFETTRLTGDSSFYKIAVSHANTTIKNHFRPDFSSYHVIDYDTLTGNVRQKVTAQGYANESAWARGQAWALYGYTMCYRETKNKAYLAQADGVAGFILNSKITPADGIPYWDYNDPKIPEVSRDASAAAITASALYELAKYSNSGKKYKAAADKILYSLSTKYTSKIGDNYGFILEHSTGHRPAKSEIDVPINYADYYYLEALLRSKN; from the coding sequence ATGAAAATAACACTAACGGCATTAAGTATGCTGCTTGTCACCGCAGTAAAGGCACAAAAAACTGATGTGAAAAAAGCATTTGCAGCGGCAGCAAAACAAACCGATGTACTGGTTAAAAACGTAGATTCGGTACGAAAAATAAGGCCCAATCTGGTTTCGCCGCGTACGGTAGAAAATGGTCAGTTTAAAATGGTGATTTCAAAAGACTGGACCAGTGGCTTCTTTCCGGCAGAGTTATGGTATTTTTACCAGTACACCAATGATAAGAAATGGCTCGATCTGGCCCGAAAATATACAGCAGACATTAAAAAAGAACAGTTTAATACAAGTACGCACGATTTGGGTTTCATGGTGTATTGCCCCTTTGGCAATGGCTACCGTTTAACCAACGATACCGCTTACCGTTCAGTAATTATCCAGGCGGCAAAATCGCTTGCTACCCGCTTTAATGTTAAATCAGGGGTGTTAAAGTCATGGGATCATAGCGGCAGTAAATGGAAATTTCCGGTAATTATCGATAACATGATGAACCTGGAACTGCTGTTCGAAACCACCAGGTTAACAGGCGATTCGTCTTTCTATAAAATTGCGGTTTCGCATGCCAATACTACGATCAAAAATCATTTCCGTCCCGATTTTAGCTCTTATCATGTGATCGATTACGATACCTTAACCGGTAATGTACGCCAAAAGGTAACTGCACAAGGCTATGCAAACGAATCGGCATGGGCCCGCGGACAGGCCTGGGCGTTGTACGGCTATACCATGTGCTACCGCGAAACTAAAAATAAGGCATATTTGGCTCAGGCTGATGGTGTTGCAGGATTTATCTTAAACAGTAAAATTACCCCGGCTGATGGTATTCCTTACTGGGATTACAACGATCCTAAAATTCCGGAGGTATCCAGAGATGCTTCTGCTGCTGCCATTACGGCTTCGGCGCTTTACGAACTGGCCAAATACAGTAACAGTGGTAAAAAATACAAAGCTGCTGCCGATAAAATTTTATACTCCTTAAGTACAAAATACACCAGTAAGATTGGCGATAACTATGGCTTTATTTTAGAGCACAGCACAGGCCACCGTCCGGCCAAATCAGAAATAGATGTGCCGATTAATTACGCCGATTATTATTACCTGGAAGCTTTATTAAGAAGTAAAAACTAA
- a CDS encoding alginate lyase family protein, which yields MKRIISTVLLAVCCLVVTAANPAAWPVSPKAGNLEKEATVLLRKQILAEAAWAMKQAPVTITDASSPRSAGGKHDFFSEADYFWPDPKNPDGPYVNRDGMTNPDNFVAHRKAMIRFSKVIGALASAYKITGDEKYVQQAVKHFQAWFINSATLMNPNLLFAQAVKGKFTGRNYGIIDTIHLMEVAQGALVMEKAKAFDKETAKGVKKWFSAYTLWLNTSKPGIQEKTVKNNHATCWAMQVASFAKLCGDENMLDSLRNSYKTILLPNQMGNDGSFPLETVRTKPYGYSIFNLDAMTMLCQILSTPKDNLWDFETADGKSIKKGIAYLYPFIADKSKWTLTPDVMYWENWPVAQPFLLFGAVQYKQANWYAAWAKLDHQPQVEEVIRNLPIRNPLIWL from the coding sequence ATGAAAAGAATTATTTCCACTGTATTGCTGGCGGTTTGTTGCCTGGTGGTAACAGCCGCTAATCCGGCTGCTTGGCCAGTCTCACCAAAGGCCGGTAATTTAGAAAAAGAAGCTACGGTTTTACTCAGGAAGCAGATTCTGGCCGAAGCAGCCTGGGCGATGAAACAAGCGCCGGTCACCATTACCGACGCTTCATCGCCGCGAAGTGCGGGTGGTAAGCACGATTTTTTCTCCGAAGCCGATTATTTCTGGCCCGATCCGAAAAACCCGGATGGACCATACGTTAACCGCGATGGAATGACCAATCCCGATAATTTTGTAGCACACCGTAAGGCCATGATTCGCTTTAGCAAGGTAATTGGTGCCCTGGCCTCGGCCTATAAAATTACCGGCGACGAAAAGTACGTACAACAGGCTGTTAAACATTTTCAGGCCTGGTTTATCAATTCAGCCACGCTGATGAATCCAAACCTGCTATTTGCACAAGCGGTAAAAGGCAAATTTACCGGCCGTAACTACGGCATTATCGATACCATTCATTTAATGGAAGTGGCGCAGGGTGCCCTCGTAATGGAAAAGGCCAAAGCATTTGATAAAGAAACCGCAAAGGGAGTGAAAAAATGGTTTAGCGCGTATACGTTGTGGCTAAACACCAGTAAGCCCGGTATTCAGGAGAAAACAGTAAAAAATAACCATGCCACTTGCTGGGCCATGCAGGTAGCCTCATTCGCAAAGCTATGCGGTGATGAAAATATGCTCGATTCGTTGCGCAACAGCTACAAAACCATACTATTGCCAAACCAAATGGGAAACGATGGTAGCTTTCCACTCGAAACCGTCCGTACCAAACCTTATGGTTATTCTATCTTTAACCTCGATGCCATGACCATGCTTTGTCAGATCTTATCAACTCCGAAAGATAATCTCTGGGATTTTGAAACTGCAGATGGTAAATCCATTAAGAAAGGGATCGCTTATTTATATCCGTTTATTGCCGATAAAAGCAAATGGACGCTAACACCTGATGTAATGTATTGGGAGAACTGGCCTGTAGCACAGCCCTTTCTATTATTTGGCGCAGTACAGTACAAACAGGCAAACTGGTATGCAGCCTGGGCAAAATTAGACCACCAACCTCAAGTAGAAGAAGTAATTAGAAATTTACCTATCCGTAACCCTTTAATCTGGTTATAA
- a CDS encoding glycoside hydrolase family 18 protein: MRTLELFVFAIAVTVILLAMRIDRAPKNKVVIGYVGGYKGLVNISKISAEKLTHINYAFVDVKNNRAYLHREATDTTNLQQLNLLKRKNPALKILISIGGWAWSENFSDAALSDTSRKAFAASAVKIIEKYKLDGVDVDWEYPAIAGEEGNVFRPEDKQNFTLLLKELRLELDTLEKQEHTKKLLTIAVGGFTNFINHTEMDKAQQYLDFVNLMTYDFYHGQLAGHHTNLYNSKTHPADNYADKTFREFVAAGVPPAKLVMGVAFYSRAFTLKNSATKGLGDSVLSSRYGKGYTFIKDSLVNQKGFTKYYDKEAKAPYIYNAATQEYMTFDDEQSVKEKCAYVLKNGMGGVMFWEYDSDLNGYLLNQINKSLK; encoded by the coding sequence ATGAGAACCTTAGAGCTATTCGTTTTTGCAATTGCGGTAACAGTCATATTATTGGCCATGCGTATCGATCGTGCACCTAAAAATAAGGTAGTTATTGGTTACGTGGGTGGTTATAAGGGGCTGGTTAATATCAGTAAAATATCGGCTGAGAAGCTCACGCACATTAATTATGCTTTTGTTGATGTAAAAAATAACCGCGCTTACTTGCACCGCGAAGCAACCGATACCACCAATCTGCAACAACTTAACCTGCTTAAACGTAAAAATCCGGCGCTTAAAATCCTGATTTCGATTGGAGGCTGGGCCTGGAGTGAAAATTTTTCGGATGCTGCCCTTAGCGATACTTCGCGCAAGGCTTTTGCGGCCAGTGCAGTTAAAATTATCGAAAAATATAAACTGGACGGGGTAGATGTTGATTGGGAATATCCGGCTATTGCAGGCGAAGAAGGTAATGTTTTCAGACCGGAAGACAAACAGAATTTTACCTTATTGCTTAAAGAGTTGCGTTTGGAGCTGGATACCTTAGAAAAACAGGAACATACCAAAAAGCTTTTAACCATAGCTGTTGGTGGCTTTACCAATTTCATCAACCATACCGAAATGGATAAAGCACAGCAGTATCTTGATTTTGTGAACCTGATGACCTACGATTTTTACCACGGCCAACTGGCTGGTCACCACACCAATCTCTATAACTCTAAAACCCATCCGGCCGATAATTATGCTGATAAAACCTTTCGCGAATTTGTAGCAGCAGGTGTTCCGCCAGCAAAGCTGGTGATGGGTGTGGCATTTTACAGCCGGGCATTTACGCTTAAAAACAGCGCTACAAAAGGTTTAGGTGATAGTGTGTTAAGTAGCAGATATGGAAAGGGTTATACTTTTATAAAAGATAGCCTTGTTAACCAAAAAGGTTTTACCAAATATTATGATAAAGAGGCCAAAGCGCCTTATATCTATAATGCAGCAACGCAAGAATACATGACTTTTGATGATGAGCAATCGGTTAAAGAGAAGTGTGCCTATGTGTTGAAAAATGGCATGGGTGGTGTAATGTTCTGGGAGTACGATTCAGACCTGAATGGCTATTTGCTAAACCAAATCAATAAAAGTTTAAAATAA
- the uxuA gene encoding mannonate dehydratase, which produces MKKLEQTWRWYGPNDPVSLQDVKQAGATGIVSALHHIAHGEVWPLEDIKARKAIIEAAGLTWSVVESVPVHEAIKTRRADAAQYIENYKTSLRNLSACGIKTVCYNFMPVLDWTRTQLDLEMTDGSKALYFNWIDLAIFDLYILKREGAETDYSASILKKAEDRYATLNEQELVDLRINVLMGIPNEKEIELETLRDSINEYKAIGTQGLKENLKFFLSSIAEVCTEEGIKMTIHPDDPPYPILGLPRIASTLADFNYIIKEVDQPFNGVCFCTGSLGAGVENNALEIFNAVKERVYFAHLRNVTKDEDGSFYEADHLGGDVNMYEIMKALTAENATREKVIPFRPDHGHQMLDDLAKVTNPGYSAIGRLRGLAELRGLEIGVTGNY; this is translated from the coding sequence ATGAAAAAATTAGAACAAACCTGGCGTTGGTACGGACCAAACGATCCGGTTAGCTTACAGGATGTTAAACAGGCAGGTGCAACAGGTATAGTATCTGCGTTACATCACATTGCCCACGGAGAAGTATGGCCGTTGGAAGATATTAAAGCAAGAAAAGCCATTATTGAAGCGGCTGGCCTAACCTGGTCGGTAGTAGAAAGTGTACCCGTACACGAAGCCATTAAAACCCGCAGGGCAGATGCAGCGCAGTACATCGAAAATTATAAAACCTCATTACGCAATTTATCAGCCTGCGGAATTAAAACCGTATGCTATAACTTTATGCCGGTACTCGATTGGACCCGCACACAGTTAGATCTCGAAATGACCGATGGATCTAAAGCCTTGTATTTTAACTGGATCGACCTCGCTATCTTCGACCTTTATATTTTAAAGCGCGAAGGTGCAGAAACCGATTATTCAGCATCGATTTTAAAAAAGGCTGAGGATAGATATGCTACACTAAATGAGCAGGAATTAGTTGATCTGCGCATCAATGTGTTAATGGGCATCCCGAACGAAAAGGAAATCGAACTCGAAACCTTACGCGATAGCATTAACGAATATAAAGCGATTGGAACACAGGGATTAAAAGAAAATTTAAAGTTTTTCTTATCGTCAATTGCTGAGGTATGTACCGAAGAAGGGATTAAAATGACGATCCATCCCGATGATCCGCCGTACCCGATTCTAGGTTTACCACGCATTGCCAGCACTTTAGCCGATTTTAATTACATTATAAAAGAAGTCGATCAGCCTTTTAACGGGGTTTGTTTCTGTACAGGTTCCTTAGGTGCCGGTGTGGAAAATAATGCCCTCGAAATCTTTAATGCAGTTAAAGAACGTGTTTATTTTGCGCATTTACGTAACGTTACCAAAGATGAAGATGGTAGTTTCTACGAAGCCGATCATTTAGGGGGCGATGTAAACATGTACGAAATTATGAAAGCCCTGACTGCAGAAAATGCTACACGCGAAAAGGTTATTCCCTTCCGTCCCGATCATGGGCACCAGATGCTTGATGATTTAGCGAAGGTTACCAATCCCGGTTATTCTGCCATAGGCAGGTTAAGAGGGCTGGCAGAGCTGAGAGGTTTGGAAATAGGAGTAACAGGTAATTATTAA
- a CDS encoding glycoside hydrolase family 2 TIM barrel-domain containing protein — MLKQIKYISLFILLLSSNLLSAQQSVRLNNNWEFLKQDLGGVWEAVRPVGAGNPESVPLWQKVSLPHCVNAEDGVDPDVNYYQGPAWYRTNLKIENPYQNGRTILHFEGAGQKTEVYVYTTKVAAHVGGYDEWTVDITDAVAAFQKTAVYQKQFKGKVPVSVRTDNSRDLEMIPSNLSDFNVYGGIYRYLNLVYMPSLSVDKMFAKAEVDAQGKLGKLSVKARFYNTAHAGGASIKFRLVAPNGKIVTETYKKLEISNDLRLWDIEIKKPVLWNTDKPAQYTLQYEVISTTGNYKGEEKIGFRNIEFVEKGPFKLNGQRLLLRGTHRHEDHAGVAAAMTEGMIRQEMQMMKDMGVNFIRLGHYQQSRIVLNLCDSLGIMVWEEIPWCRGGLGGEIYQQQAKRMLTNMVEQHYNHPAIIIWGMGNENDWPGDFPEFDKEKIRTFMKELNDLSHKLDKSRYTAIRRCDFCSDIVDVYSPSIWAGWYRGAYTDYKKASEDEFAKVKRFLHAEWGGDSHALRHSENPDKALSKIKTGGATDERAGDASLYGGAARISKDGDWSESYITNLIDWHLKEQENMPWLSGTAYWPFKDFSTPVRPDNPVPYMNQKGVVERDFTKKEAYYVFQSYWTSQPMAHIYGHSWPVRWGDAGEEKMVKVYSNCTEAEIFLNGKSFGSKKRNSQDYPAAGLRWNLPFVKGENTVKVIAKKGKETVTDEIKFNYQTEKWTKPALLELKKIDQQGDTATVEVKLLDSGNILCLDAINWISFGLTGDGKLIDNQGTSSGSRKVQAYNGRAIIKVKLNKGQSVVSVAAEGLKTVFTTL, encoded by the coding sequence ATGTTAAAACAAATTAAGTATATAAGCCTGTTCATACTCTTGTTATCCAGTAACTTATTGTCTGCACAGCAATCGGTTAGGTTAAACAATAACTGGGAGTTTTTAAAGCAAGATTTAGGTGGTGTTTGGGAAGCTGTGCGCCCGGTGGGTGCGGGTAACCCTGAGTCGGTTCCCTTGTGGCAGAAAGTAAGCCTGCCACATTGTGTAAATGCTGAGGATGGAGTAGACCCAGATGTGAATTATTATCAGGGGCCTGCCTGGTACCGCACCAACCTAAAAATCGAAAACCCTTACCAAAACGGAAGGACCATATTGCATTTCGAAGGTGCCGGACAGAAAACCGAAGTATATGTGTATACCACAAAAGTAGCTGCGCATGTAGGGGGCTACGATGAATGGACGGTTGATATTACCGATGCAGTTGCGGCTTTCCAAAAAACAGCAGTTTACCAAAAGCAGTTTAAAGGTAAGGTGCCGGTTTCGGTACGGACCGATAATTCGAGAGATTTGGAAATGATTCCTTCCAATTTATCTGACTTTAACGTTTACGGCGGCATTTACCGCTACCTTAATCTGGTTTACATGCCCTCCTTATCGGTTGATAAAATGTTTGCCAAAGCCGAGGTTGATGCACAGGGCAAATTAGGTAAACTGAGTGTTAAAGCGAGGTTTTATAATACTGCTCATGCAGGAGGCGCAAGTATAAAATTTAGATTGGTTGCCCCGAATGGAAAAATTGTAACTGAAACCTATAAAAAGCTCGAAATTTCGAATGATCTAAGACTTTGGGATATAGAAATTAAAAAACCTGTTTTATGGAATACCGATAAACCCGCACAATATACCCTGCAATACGAAGTCATTTCAACTACCGGAAATTACAAGGGAGAAGAGAAAATCGGATTCCGCAATATCGAATTTGTAGAAAAAGGCCCCTTTAAGTTAAATGGGCAACGGTTGCTGTTACGCGGTACCCACCGTCACGAAGATCATGCTGGTGTAGCTGCAGCTATGACAGAAGGCATGATCCGTCAGGAAATGCAAATGATGAAAGATATGGGCGTTAATTTTATTCGCCTGGGGCATTACCAGCAGTCGCGCATTGTTTTAAACCTCTGCGATAGTTTGGGCATCATGGTTTGGGAAGAAATTCCCTGGTGCCGTGGTGGCTTGGGCGGCGAAATTTACCAGCAACAAGCCAAAAGAATGCTCACCAATATGGTAGAGCAGCATTACAACCATCCGGCCATAATTATCTGGGGCATGGGTAACGAAAACGATTGGCCCGGCGATTTCCCCGAGTTTGACAAAGAAAAAATCAGGACTTTTATGAAAGAATTGAATGATTTATCGCACAAACTGGATAAATCGCGTTATACCGCCATTCGCCGTTGCGATTTTTGCAGCGACATTGTAGATGTGTATTCGCCTTCTATCTGGGCGGGCTGGTATCGTGGTGCCTATACCGATTATAAAAAAGCTTCGGAAGATGAATTTGCCAAAGTTAAGCGCTTTTTACACGCAGAATGGGGCGGCGATAGCCATGCATTACGCCATTCGGAAAACCCCGATAAAGCTTTAAGTAAAATTAAAACAGGTGGTGCAACCGATGAAAGGGCAGGCGATGCCTCGTTGTACGGTGGTGCAGCCCGTATTTCTAAAGATGGCGACTGGAGCGAATCGTACATCACCAATTTAATTGACTGGCATTTAAAAGAGCAGGAAAATATGCCCTGGTTAAGTGGTACTGCTTACTGGCCTTTTAAAGATTTTTCTACCCCAGTTCGTCCCGATAATCCGGTGCCTTACATGAACCAGAAAGGGGTGGTAGAACGCGATTTTACCAAAAAAGAAGCTTACTATGTTTTTCAATCTTATTGGACAAGTCAACCCATGGCGCACATTTACGGGCATAGCTGGCCGGTACGATGGGGCGATGCAGGCGAAGAAAAAATGGTAAAAGTGTATTCGAACTGCACCGAAGCCGAAATTTTTCTGAATGGCAAAAGCTTTGGAAGCAAAAAACGGAACAGTCAGGATTACCCTGCAGCCGGTCTGCGCTGGAACCTGCCATTTGTAAAAGGCGAGAACACCGTTAAAGTGATTGCTAAAAAAGGAAAGGAAACGGTAACTGACGAAATTAAGTTTAACTACCAAACCGAAAAGTGGACAAAGCCTGCTCTGCTCGAACTGAAAAAAATCGATCAGCAGGGCGATACCGCTACGGTAGAAGTGAAGCTTTTAGATAGCGGGAACATACTTTGTTTAGATGCCATAAACTGGATTAGTTTTGGTTTAACCGGAGATGGTAAATTGATTGACAATCAGGGAACTTCATCGGGCTCGCGTAAGGTGCAGGCCTACAACGGCAGGGCCATCATTAAGGTAAAGTTAAACAAAGGACAAAGCGTTGTTTCTGTTGCAGCTGAAGGTTTAAAAACAGTATTCACTACATTATAA
- a CDS encoding SDR family oxidoreductase, whose amino-acid sequence MMKEVESPFSLKNKVVVVTGATGVLGEAFVNGLNNAGASIVVLGRNKEMAKLRAEEVVKAGGKAIYIIADVLNEQDLASANTRIIETYGRIDGLVNAAGGNVAEAVIQPGSDVFDLNVTALKQAFDLNLFGTILPTQVFGKEIAKNGGSIVNISSVSANQALTRVLGYSLAKSSIESYTKWMAVELANRYEDKIRMNAIVPGFFITHQNRALLTNPDGSLTARGQAIIAKTPFKRFGAPEELIGALVYLLSDASKFVNGENIKVDGGFSAFSGV is encoded by the coding sequence ATGATGAAAGAAGTGGAAAGCCCCTTTTCCCTAAAAAACAAGGTTGTAGTCGTTACAGGTGCCACAGGTGTTTTAGGAGAGGCTTTTGTTAATGGATTGAACAATGCTGGTGCAAGCATTGTGGTGCTGGGCAGAAACAAAGAAATGGCCAAACTCAGGGCCGAAGAAGTAGTTAAGGCTGGCGGAAAGGCAATTTATATCATTGCCGATGTATTGAATGAGCAGGATTTGGCATCAGCCAATACCCGGATTATCGAAACTTATGGCCGTATAGATGGCCTGGTAAATGCAGCTGGTGGCAATGTAGCCGAGGCTGTTATTCAGCCGGGCAGCGATGTTTTCGATCTGAATGTTACCGCTTTAAAACAAGCTTTCGATTTAAATTTGTTTGGCACCATTCTGCCAACCCAGGTTTTTGGTAAAGAAATTGCCAAAAACGGAGGGAGCATTGTTAATATTTCTTCGGTATCGGCCAACCAGGCACTTACCCGTGTTTTGGGCTATTCGCTGGCTAAATCATCAATAGAAAGTTATACCAAATGGATGGCTGTAGAACTGGCCAACCGTTACGAAGATAAAATCAGGATGAATGCCATTGTACCCGGCTTTTTTATCACCCACCAAAACAGGGCTTTATTAACCAATCCCGATGGATCGTTAACAGCAAGAGGGCAGGCCATTATTGCTAAAACACCTTTTAAGCGATTTGGTGCCCCCGAAGAACTCATTGGCGCGCTGGTATATTTGCTTAGCGATGCTTCGAAATTTGTTAACGGCGAAAATATTAAGGTAGACGGTGGTTTCAGTGCGTTTTCAGGTGTATAA